In Ammoniphilus sp. CFH 90114, the DNA window GGATTGAGGTATTAAATAAATTAAGTGAGAAGAAGAAGCGAATTCTAGTTGTGCCGTTTGCTGGTTTAAGAAGAATTTTAGTATCTCAAGAGGTATGGGAGAAGTCCCAGGTCACCGTAAAGGTAGGCCAAGAGATTGAGTTGGAATCTTTAATACAGAGTTTAATATCCATTGGATATGAACGAGTAGACATGGTAGAAGCAAAAGGTCAACTGAGTATCCGTGGGGGAATTATGGATATATTCCCTGTATATTTGGACAACCCACTTCGCATCGAATTGTTTGATGTTGAGGTAGATTCTATTCGTACCTTCGACACAGCTAGTCAACGATCTTTAGAAAAGTTAGAGACCATTACCATCCCACCGATGAGTGAAGTATTTGGTAGCCAAGATGTGTTAGTATCTGCGGCATCGCGATTAGAGCAGAAGTTAAGTGAAGCGCTAAGAACGGTGAAGGATCCAACCGTCAAGGAAAAGCTAGCGGAGAAGATGGGATGGGAGATTGAGCAATTAAAGCAAGGTAATCGCTTTCAAGGGATCTATAAATATATTTCTCTACTCTATCCTGAATACCAGAGTTTGATAGATTACATGCCGCAAGACACCATTATGGTTCTCGATGAGCCCTCACGTATTCAAGAGACGATCGACCAACTCGAAAAGGAAGAGGCTGAGTGGAAGACGACCCTTGTTTCGGAAGGGGAGTTTGCTCATAACATTCCTATTGCTCTTAACTATGATGAACTGATTAATAATAAAAGAAATAGATTGATTCACCTCAGTTTATTTCTTCGTCAGATACCCAAGACGGCACCGCAGAACATTGTGAACTTCAACTGTAAGGCTATGCAAGATTTTCATGGTCAAATGAATGTTCTAAAAGGTGAACTCGACCGTTGGACCAAGTCTCAGCACCAGGTCGTGTTTCTTACGGCGGATGAAGAGAGGGCTAGACGTTTAGAAAGAGTGTTTCACGATTATGAAATGGAAGCAGATCTCATCTTAGGACCTATTGAAACCCTAGGAAACAGACCGATCATTACCGTAGGAAATTTGCAAACCGGCTTCGAGCTTCCGATTCATCACCTTATCGTCGTAACGGAATCGGAAGTGTTTACGCAGAAAGCTAGGAAAGCAAGAAAAACAAAGACCAATATCAGCAATGCGGAGAGAATAAAGAACTACAATGAATTAAAAGTGGGCGACTTCGTAGTCCATGTTAACCATGGTATAGGGAAATATCTCGGCATCGAAACGCTTGAAATTAACGGCATTCATAAGGATTATTTGCACCTAAGATATGCCGGTAATGATAAGCTCTACGTTCCCATTGAACAGATTGATCAGGTGCAGCGATATGTAGCCGATGAAGATAAAGAACCGAAGATCTATAAACTAGGTGGTACGGAGTGGAAGAAGGTTACAAGTAAGGTCCGCTCCTCCATTCAGGATATTGCTGCGGATCTCATTAAGCTCTATGCAAAGCGAGAAGCAAGTCAAGGCTATGCCTTCACCAAGGATACACCGGAGATGCGTGAATTTGAGGCCATGTTCCCTTACGATGAAACGGCCGATCAGCTTCGTGCGATTGAAGAGATTAAGAAGGATATGGAAAGATCTCGTCCGATGGATCGCCTACTCTGCGGAGATGTAGGGTATGGAAAAACAGAGGTTGCGATTCGTGCTGCCTTCAAGGCGGTTATGGAAGGTAAACAAGTGGCCGTGTTGGTTCCAACGACGATTCTTGCGCAACAACACTTTGAGACCTTCAAAGAGAGATTTTCAGGCTATCCTGTGAATCTCGCCGTGATTAGCCGATTCCGTTCCCGCAAAGAACAGAACGAGGCCATGAAAATGCTCAAAGATGGAAGGTTGGATATCATTATTGGTACCCACCGTCTACTCTCTAAAGATGTGATCTTTAAAGACTTAGGACTTCTTATTGTAGATGAAGAGCAGCGTTTCGGGGTTACGCATAAGGAAAAGCTAAAGCAATTGAAGAGCAACGTTGACGTCCTTACGCTGACAGCTACCCCAATTCCACGTACGCTCCATATGTCTATGCTAGGGGTAAGGGATCTTTCTGTCATCGAGACACCGCCAGAAAATCGCTTCCCTGTTCAAACGTATGTGATGGAATATAGTGCAGCACTGGTTAGGGAAGCCATTGAAAGAGAATTAGGCCGTGGAGGTCAGGTCTACTTCCTATTCAACCAAGTTCAAGGAATTGAACAGATGGCGGAACAGATTTCGTTCCTTGTTCCTGATTGTAAAGTAGCCGTCGCACATGGTCAGATGAAAGAGACGGAGCTAGAGCAAGTGATGCTTGATTTCCTTGAGGGTCATACTGATGTCTTAGTCAGTACAACGATTATTGAAACAGGTGTCGATATTCCTAATGTAAATACGCTGATTGTATATAATGCGGACCGTATGGGGCTATCCCAACTCTATCAGTTAAGAGGAAGGGTAGGAAGATCGAATCGAATGGCTTATGCTTACTTTACCTATCAGCGTGATAAGGTGCTGACAGAAGTAGCAGAGAAGAGGCTTCAAGCCATTAAAGAATTTACGGAACTTGGGTCGGGCTTTAGAATTGCCATGCGAGACTTAGCCATTCGTGGAGCTGGTAACCTTCTAGGCGCTGAACAGCACGGGTTTATTGCCTCCGTCGGATTTGACTTATATAGCCAAATGCTGAAGGAAGCCATTGATGAATTGAAGGGTGGTCCGAAAGAGGAAGAATCCATTCATCCAGAGATTGATATTCAATTAGATGCGTTTATCCCATCCGACTATATTAACGATAGTAAGCAGAAGATCGCGATGTACAAGAAGTTTGCTGCTGTATTCGAGATGGAGGATGTAGAGGATTTACAAGAAGAACTGGTGGATCGCTTCGGAGATCTTCCGCTTTCAGTGGAGAACCTTCTTCGAGTAGCCCGACTGCGTGTATATTCCTATAAGCACAGAATCACGAGCATAGTGCAAAAGGGAACCAATATTATTATTAATTTGCATCAGGATCAGAACTTGCAAATCGACGGTACCAAATTGTTTGCTCTCGCTAACCAGTATGATCGACGTATGTCCCTAGCAACTGGACAACACCTATCAGTTACTGTTAAAGTAAATGGGTTGACTCCCGAAGATGGGATCAAGCTTGTAGAGAAATTCCTATCGGAATTCGAACAGGTGAAAAAAGTGAAGGGAGAACTAAATAATGTTGCCACTTAGAAAATGGGGAGCCCTAATGCTTTCCTTTACCCTAGCGTTATCTGTGTTATCCGCATGTGGGACAGCAGATGATAAAGACGCCAAAGCGAAGGATGAGGCGGCTCAAGCGAAGGATGAGGCTGTTCCAGCCGATCAAAATCAACAGCCAAATGGTGAAGAGAATCCAGTTCCAATTGTTGACGTAAACTTAGGGATGGATCCTCAAGCCGTTGTTGCAGAATATGAAGGCGGTAAGATTACTGCTGAACAATTCGAGAGCTATCTAGCGATCCAATCGTTCATCAATCCACAAGCTGGTTTAGCGATCCATGAGAAACTTCCTGAATCCTTGAAGCTTTTCATAGAAAGCTATGTTTCTGAAATCATCATGGCAGAACGAGCACCGGATGTTAGCAATGCGGAAAAAGAAGCTACGGAATTAGTTGACCGGATTAAAGGACAATACCTAATGGTCCTAGGCGGCGATGAGAAAAAGGTAGAAAAGCAAATGCAAGACCAAAAAGTTACGGATGAAGGGCTGAAGGAATTCTTCGTACGTTATAAGAAGGTAGAAGCTTACCTGCGTTCTCAGGTAACAGAAGAGGAAATTAAGAAGCGTTATGATGAAGGAAAGGGTCAAGGCGATTATACGGTGGCATCCGTTCGTCATATCCTAGTCTCTGTAGGGGAACAGCCTATGGCTCCTGCGGAAGGCGAGAAGAAAGCTTTAACTGATGAAGAAGCGAAAAAGCTAGCCGATGAGTTGTCGGATCGATTGCGTAAGGGAGAAGACTTTGCAGCATTAGCGAAAGAATACTCCGATGACCCTGGAAGTAAAGAAACTGGCGGTTTATACGAAGATGTAGAGGTTGCCATGTGGGTACCTGAGTTTAAGAAGGCAGCAATTGAGCTTCCTCTTAACGAGATCAGCGATCCTGTTAAAACCGATTACGGTTACCACGTTATGAAAGTGGAGAAGCGTACGGAGAAGAGCTACGAAGATGTAGCTGATCAAATTAGATCTCAATTCGTGAATGAAAAATATGATGCATTCATGGAAAAAGAATTAGAAGGCATTTTAAAGAATGTAAACCTTCCAGAGAAGAAGGAATAGGACGGATCCCTTAAGGGGTCCTCTTTTTTGTCTTCCAAAATAAGGGTGAAGCATAGCTTGGTGAATATTATCCATAAAGGAGATATATACTATCCCTACACCAGGAAACAAGCACTTCCCCAACAGGTAAGGAAAAGGATAAAAATAGGGTTAAACGATGGTTATGGGTAGTTCCAGTCAAGTAAATACTTCAAGTGAAAGTGAGGCATCTAGATAATGAAAGCAACTGGAATCGTTCGTCGAATTGATGATCTTGGCCGTGTGGTCATTCCGAAGGAGATTCGCCGAACTCTAAGAATTCGTGAAGGTGACCCTCTTGAGATCTTTGTTGACAGGGACGGCGAAGTTATTCTAAAGAAGTATTCCCCAATTGGAGAGCTTGGAGACTTCGCCAAAGAATATGCAGACTCTTTATATGAAAGTATAGGACATATTACGCTCATCTCTGATCGAGATACCGTCATTGCTGTATCTGGGGCTAGTAAGAAAGAATTTATGGACAAGGCTATTGGTTCAATGATTGAAACCTGTATGGAAGAACGCAAAACCATGATTCAGGGACCTGGTGAGTATGAAATCTGCCGTGACTTACAGGAACACTATTCCTCGGTTGTAGTGGCTCCGATTGTGGCAGGTGGGGACCCCATTGGTGCCGTTATCCTCTCTAGCAAAGAGGATTCCGTAAAGATGGGCGACTTGGAAACGAAGATGGCAGAAACCGCAGCTGGTTTTCTAGCGAAGCAAATGGAACAATAATGGACAAGGGATAGAGCTCTTCCAGACTAAATTGTGGTCTGGAAGAGCTCTTTGTGTTTAGTTGGGCATATGATATAATAGCTTAGATTTTGAATCCTGGAGGAGGAAATATATGGCAAAAAAGTTGGATGGAGCAACCTTTATTAAAGGAGCGGCCATACTTGGACTGGCTTCTTTATTCTCCAAGATGTTGGGGTTGATCTACAGGATTCCTTATCAAAACATTACAGGTGATTTGGGATACTATGTGTACACCCAGGTTTATCCGCTTTATGGAACTCTGTTAATCTTGGCAACTGCCGGTTTTCCCATCGCCATTTCGAAGATGGTTTCAGAAAAATTGGCCGTTGGAGATCTATATGGGGTTCGAAGGGTGTTTAGAGTTTCCGTGATTACCTTGTTTTTTACCGGAATTATTTCCTTTTTATCCTTGTATTATGGGGCAGAGTCCATCGCTATGTGGATGGGTAATGATAAGCTCACCCTTCCGATCCGAAGTGTTTCATATGCGTTACTTATCGTTCCTCCAATGGCAGCCATGAGAGGCTATTTCCAAGGCCATCAGAATATGGTTCCAACAGCGATATCTCAAATTGCCGAGCAATTTGTTCGTGTAGCAACGATTATCATTCTGGCGTACTGGTTTATGAGTACAACTGGGAATGAATACTTGGCAGGAGCCGGAGCTGTATTCGGAGCTTTCACAGGAGCGTTAACAGGCCTTCTTGTCCTTCTTTTGTTTTGGAGAAAGAACAAACAGTTACATAAAGAACCACAATTTACTCAACAAAAGATGCCCCAGGAATCATCCTGGCAGCTAATGAAACAAATACTATATTATGCTATACCGATTTGCTTTGGTGCACTCGTACTGCCGTTACTCCAGTTATCGGATTCCTTTACCGTGGCTAATCTTCTTATGAAGGCTGGTTATCCACCAGAAGAAGCTAATATTCTCAAAGGAGTATTCGACCGGGGACAGCCTTTAGTCTCCTTTGGTGCTTTTTTCGCTACAGCCTTATCCCTTTCTCTTGTCCCAGCGATCTCGGAGGCGAATGCTCGTCGTGCGAAACAGATCATTCAGAGTCGAACTGAGCTAGCCTTGCGCCTTACCTTAATGATTGGATTACCGACATCAATTGGTTTGGCTGTTGTGGCGGAGCCGGTCAATATCATGCTTTATCAAAATAACAACGGAACCTTTACGCTAATCGTTCTTTCTTTTACAACCATCTTTTCTACTCTTGGTATTACCTCAGCGGGTATTCTACAGGGGTTAGGTAAAGTACTTCTTCCAGCTAAGAATCTGTTAGTCGGGGTCATCATTAAAGTAGGCTTAAATATCATGCTCATCCCTTTAATGGGGATTACGGGAGCAGCTCTTGCTACCGTTCTCGCTTACGCTGTAGCTACGATGTTAAATCTCATGGCTGTAGCCAGATATACAGGAGTTACTTTTCAATTTAAGCGATTCTTCCTTAAGCCCATTTTTGCTGTAACGATGATGGGGGTGATGGTGTTCCTCATTGAACAAATCAGTATGAATCTGCTCTTTGGTGTCATCGAGTCTTATCGTCTTTATTTCACGGTCGTGGCGATCATTGCCGTCGTCTCTGGCGCTATGATATTTGGAATTGCTTTATTTATTTCAGGTTCCATTACCCGAACTGATTTGCAGTATATCCCTAAGGCAGAGAAGTTTATTCCTTTGCTAAACAAATTACATCTATTGAGAGATTAGAAAAGAGGGTGTTTTAGACATGTTGAAGATCTCGGTTATTGGCTTAGGAGCAGGTGATGTAAGTCAGATGCCGTTAGGCGTTTATGAGCAGATCACAGGGGCAAAACACTTATATCTTCGTACGCAAAAGCATCCAGTGGCTCAGCAATTAAAAGAAAGAGGAGTTAAATTCCAATCCTTCGATTCATTTTATGAAGACGCAGAGAGCTTCCCGGAGGTCTATCATTTGATTTGTAAGGAGCTGTTCGTTCAAGCCAAAGAGAAGGGTGAGGTGTTATTTGCTGTACCCGGTCATCCTATGGTGGCTGAGCAGACAACTCAGCTTCTTTTACAGCAGGCACATGATCAGGGTGTCGAGGTAGAAATATTGGGAGGGCAAAGCTTTCTTGATGCGATGTTCACGGCCATCAAAATGGATCCGGTTGAAGGTTTTGTTCTCCTTGATGCCCTTCACTTAGATCGAAAAGATATCAATCCTCGGGTACATACCATCATTACGCAAGTATATGATGATCTAACCGCGTCCGAAGTAAAATTAACACTTATGGAAGTTTTTCCGGATGAGTATCCTGTTACATTGGTGATTGCCGCGGGTGTGACTGGGGAAGAGAAGATTCAACAGATGCCTCTATATGAGTTAGATCATATTAAAGGCACTCACAACTTAGCTGCGGTCTACGTTCCACCGACACAGGATGACAAGATCCTGAATCGGCAGTTTAGCACGTTGCGGGAGATTATAAGCATTTTAAGGAGTCCTGAGGGATGCCCTTGGGATCGAGAACAAACCCATAAGTCCATTCGCAAGCATTTAATTGAAGAGACTTACGAAGTATTAGAAACCATTGATGATGATGACCCCGAAGCGATGTGTGAAGAAATGGGAGATCTCTTGATGCAGGTAATGCTTCATTCGCAAATTGCTGAGGATGATGGGGATTTTACTGTGGAAGATGTTATCTCCGTGTTAAATGAGAAGCTTGTTCGCAGGCATCCTCACGTATTCGGTGAGAAGGCAGCTGACACGAGCGATGAGGTACTAACGAATTGGGATCAGATTAAAGTACAAGAGAAAATGGATAAAGGAATCGATATCGAAAATAAATCTCTATTAGATGGGATACCTCGACATTTACCGGCATTGTTGACTGCTTATGAGTTAGCTAAGAAAGCTTCAAAGGTAGGCTTTGATTGGGATCAAGTACAAGACGTCTATGCTAAAATTGAAGAAGAAATGGACGAGGTTAAACAAGCTAGCAATGCAGAAGAGGTAAAGGAAGAGCTAGGAGATCTTCTGTTTGCTGTTGCCAATCTGGCCAGATTCCTGAAGGTAGATCCAGAAGAAGCGTTAGCCTTAACGAATCGTAAGTTTAAGACAAGATTTTCTCATATCGAGAAGCGACTGCAAGAGATGGGGAAGAATCTCGAAGAAGCAACTCTAGACGAGATGGAAGCTTTATGGCAAGAAGCGAAACGAACTTAAGTGAAGCAGAGGTGCTGAAACAGATGAGACTAGATAAATTCTTAAAGGTATCCAGATTGGTAAAAAGACGAACCATGGCCAAAGAAGTTTGTGATCAGGGACGTGTGCAGCTGAATCAAAGACAAGCCAAATCAAGCAGCACCGTGAAGGTGGGGGATGAGTTGGCTATTCGTTACGGGAACCGCCTGGTCACTGTTACGATCGAGCGTATTGTGGATTCTACAAAAAAGGAAGAAGCAGCCACGATGTATACTTTAGTTTCTGAGGAAAGATTGAATCAGGAAGAGCCAAAGATTGATCCGGATTATCCTTGGTAACTTCCATTTCAGGTTCTAATTCTTGTATCCAAGCCATAACATGTACAAAAAAGCGAATCACGGAGGTGTACAGGTTATGGCGGATGCGAAAAAGACCCCAAGGCATGAAATCATGATGTTTAACCGCAAGAAATTAGAAATTTCCGGGGTGTTAAATGTAGAGAGCTTTGATAGTGAAGAATTTTTGCTTGAGACGGAATGTGGATTCCTTTGTATAAAAGGTCAGAACTTGCACATGAAGAATCTAAGCTTGGAGACAGGACAGGTGTCCATTGAAGGCTATGTCTTTGACTTGGGCTATATCGATGAGCAAGGCGGGGGATCGAAAGGAAAAGGATTCCTAGGGAAGTTGTTCAAGTGAGTATAAAAATCCAAGCGATTACGATGCTGATGATGGTTGCCTGCGGCCTGACCATGGGTCTGCTTTACGATACATATAGAGTAATGAAAGGGCAGACTGGGCTTCGCGGATGGTTAGTGATCATCTGCGATCTTTTGTTTTGGGCGAGCTGTATTTTCCTTGTATTTGGAACCTTGTTACGCATTAATGATGGAATCGTAAGAGTTTATTTGTTTTTAGGCATGGGGATTGGAGCCTGGGCTTACTTCGCTCTCTTTCATTCGTTTTATGTAAAATGGTTTTTGCGATTCATTCAGTTAGTTAAAGCCATTTATCGCTTTATCATTAACATGATACAGACGTTGATTATAAAACCAGTGATCTTCTTATATAAGGTGATCATTACCGTAATTGTAACGATTTCTTTGTTTGTGTGGAAGATCATTCTGTTTATTTATGGGTTGTTTCAGAAGATCTTCGTCCCACTAGGTACAAAGTCATCAAAGTTAGGTAAGAAAATATATTCCGGTTCAAAGAAGAAGGGAGCAGGAATTTTAAAAAGGCTGGCGAAACTAATTAAGTTGAAGCGTAAAGATGATATCGACAAAGACAAAGACGAATGAGGTGAGCCAGCCTATGCCTGAACTTGATCCAACAGAAACGAGAATAAGGGGTCAACGAAGAAGGAAGCGATTGCTCGCATTAGTGATGTTTCCCTTTTGCCTTTGGGCCGGATTCACTTGGTATGAACAACAATCTATTCTCCTAGGAAAGAAAGAAGATCTAAGGAAAGCACAACAATCCTTTGATCAGGTCAAGCTAGAGAATGAGGAGTTAACGTATCAGGTGAACAAGCTACATGATAAGGAATATATAGCAGAGATAGCTCGAAGAGACTATCATCTGTCCAAGCCTGGTGAAGTAATATTTATTACTCCAGAATAACCACGTTGGGTGTCTATTCGTATGAACTATACGAGTAGACACCTTTTATTTTTTTGCCTGCTAATTTTAGTTGTTCTAAAATTTATACCATCATTTTATCGACACTGATTTACATTATGACAACAAATTCCAGCTTACATAGAGCGCTGTAGACGATTGGAAACAAATGTAAACCACCTTCTTGTAGACTGCGCTTACTATTTGTCGCAAACTTCTTGGAATCCCTCTCTTTGTTTTGACAAATTTTACAATTGGACAAGTCTATAATCAAATCAATAAATTACAAATCGGGTGGTGTTGAGTTATGTCTCGTATTCAGGCGTTTGCTACTCATTTGGGACAGAGAATGATGGTTCCAGCACAGCGCCTTCTTTCCAGGACAGCGGTTGGTTTAGAAACAGGGATACAAAGACTAGGGATCTTTTATATCCTGATGGGTTACTTGCTGGGAAGGGCGATGATCCTCCAAGATTTAGCCCCCTTTGCGACAGCCTACTTTATCGTTGTTTACTTTATTAGGAAGGACAAGGTGCTTTTAACCTCAATCGCATTATTAATGGGTGCTGCATCACATTCCACCTCACATGCTGTCATGATTTTCATAAGCTTAGCTATCGCCTTTATGATTTTAAGGGTTCAGGAAAAGCGAGTAAAAAGGGAGTTGAATCAAGCTCCATTTATCGTACTGATTTCACTATTTATTAGTAGAGCGGCTTATACGTATCTTTCGAATGAAATGACGCTGTATTCAAC includes these proteins:
- the mfd gene encoding transcription-repair coupling factor produces the protein MKGIIQRFLENVDFQTIITGFSQGLKEQLVAGLSGSSRQVFLSAIFESLDKPLLVVTHNMFQAQKIYEDLIELVGDDQVLLFPANELIVSEMAIASPETLAGRIEVLNKLSEKKKRILVVPFAGLRRILVSQEVWEKSQVTVKVGQEIELESLIQSLISIGYERVDMVEAKGQLSIRGGIMDIFPVYLDNPLRIELFDVEVDSIRTFDTASQRSLEKLETITIPPMSEVFGSQDVLVSAASRLEQKLSEALRTVKDPTVKEKLAEKMGWEIEQLKQGNRFQGIYKYISLLYPEYQSLIDYMPQDTIMVLDEPSRIQETIDQLEKEEAEWKTTLVSEGEFAHNIPIALNYDELINNKRNRLIHLSLFLRQIPKTAPQNIVNFNCKAMQDFHGQMNVLKGELDRWTKSQHQVVFLTADEERARRLERVFHDYEMEADLILGPIETLGNRPIITVGNLQTGFELPIHHLIVVTESEVFTQKARKARKTKTNISNAERIKNYNELKVGDFVVHVNHGIGKYLGIETLEINGIHKDYLHLRYAGNDKLYVPIEQIDQVQRYVADEDKEPKIYKLGGTEWKKVTSKVRSSIQDIAADLIKLYAKREASQGYAFTKDTPEMREFEAMFPYDETADQLRAIEEIKKDMERSRPMDRLLCGDVGYGKTEVAIRAAFKAVMEGKQVAVLVPTTILAQQHFETFKERFSGYPVNLAVISRFRSRKEQNEAMKMLKDGRLDIIIGTHRLLSKDVIFKDLGLLIVDEEQRFGVTHKEKLKQLKSNVDVLTLTATPIPRTLHMSMLGVRDLSVIETPPENRFPVQTYVMEYSAALVREAIERELGRGGQVYFLFNQVQGIEQMAEQISFLVPDCKVAVAHGQMKETELEQVMLDFLEGHTDVLVSTTIIETGVDIPNVNTLIVYNADRMGLSQLYQLRGRVGRSNRMAYAYFTYQRDKVLTEVAEKRLQAIKEFTELGSGFRIAMRDLAIRGAGNLLGAEQHGFIASVGFDLYSQMLKEAIDELKGGPKEEESIHPEIDIQLDAFIPSDYINDSKQKIAMYKKFAAVFEMEDVEDLQEELVDRFGDLPLSVENLLRVARLRVYSYKHRITSIVQKGTNIIINLHQDQNLQIDGTKLFALANQYDRRMSLATGQHLSVTVKVNGLTPEDGIKLVEKFLSEFEQVKKVKGELNNVAT
- a CDS encoding peptidylprolyl isomerase — its product is MLPLRKWGALMLSFTLALSVLSACGTADDKDAKAKDEAAQAKDEAVPADQNQQPNGEENPVPIVDVNLGMDPQAVVAEYEGGKITAEQFESYLAIQSFINPQAGLAIHEKLPESLKLFIESYVSEIIMAERAPDVSNAEKEATELVDRIKGQYLMVLGGDEKKVEKQMQDQKVTDEGLKEFFVRYKKVEAYLRSQVTEEEIKKRYDEGKGQGDYTVASVRHILVSVGEQPMAPAEGEKKALTDEEAKKLADELSDRLRKGEDFAALAKEYSDDPGSKETGGLYEDVEVAMWVPEFKKAAIELPLNEISDPVKTDYGYHVMKVEKRTEKSYEDVADQIRSQFVNEKYDAFMEKELEGILKNVNLPEKKE
- the spoVT gene encoding stage V sporulation protein T; translation: MKATGIVRRIDDLGRVVIPKEIRRTLRIREGDPLEIFVDRDGEVILKKYSPIGELGDFAKEYADSLYESIGHITLISDRDTVIAVSGASKKEFMDKAIGSMIETCMEERKTMIQGPGEYEICRDLQEHYSSVVVAPIVAGGDPIGAVILSSKEDSVKMGDLETKMAETAAGFLAKQMEQ
- a CDS encoding polysaccharide biosynthesis protein, whose protein sequence is MAKKLDGATFIKGAAILGLASLFSKMLGLIYRIPYQNITGDLGYYVYTQVYPLYGTLLILATAGFPIAISKMVSEKLAVGDLYGVRRVFRVSVITLFFTGIISFLSLYYGAESIAMWMGNDKLTLPIRSVSYALLIVPPMAAMRGYFQGHQNMVPTAISQIAEQFVRVATIIILAYWFMSTTGNEYLAGAGAVFGAFTGALTGLLVLLLFWRKNKQLHKEPQFTQQKMPQESSWQLMKQILYYAIPICFGALVLPLLQLSDSFTVANLLMKAGYPPEEANILKGVFDRGQPLVSFGAFFATALSLSLVPAISEANARRAKQIIQSRTELALRLTLMIGLPTSIGLAVVAEPVNIMLYQNNNGTFTLIVLSFTTIFSTLGITSAGILQGLGKVLLPAKNLLVGVIIKVGLNIMLIPLMGITGAALATVLAYAVATMLNLMAVARYTGVTFQFKRFFLKPIFAVTMMGVMVFLIEQISMNLLFGVIESYRLYFTVVAIIAVVSGAMIFGIALFISGSITRTDLQYIPKAEKFIPLLNKLHLLRD
- the mazG gene encoding nucleoside triphosphate pyrophosphohydrolase translates to MLKISVIGLGAGDVSQMPLGVYEQITGAKHLYLRTQKHPVAQQLKERGVKFQSFDSFYEDAESFPEVYHLICKELFVQAKEKGEVLFAVPGHPMVAEQTTQLLLQQAHDQGVEVEILGGQSFLDAMFTAIKMDPVEGFVLLDALHLDRKDINPRVHTIITQVYDDLTASEVKLTLMEVFPDEYPVTLVIAAGVTGEEKIQQMPLYELDHIKGTHNLAAVYVPPTQDDKILNRQFSTLREIISILRSPEGCPWDREQTHKSIRKHLIEETYEVLETIDDDDPEAMCEEMGDLLMQVMLHSQIAEDDGDFTVEDVISVLNEKLVRRHPHVFGEKAADTSDEVLTNWDQIKVQEKMDKGIDIENKSLLDGIPRHLPALLTAYELAKKASKVGFDWDQVQDVYAKIEEEMDEVKQASNAEEVKEELGDLLFAVANLARFLKVDPEEALALTNRKFKTRFSHIEKRLQEMGKNLEEATLDEMEALWQEAKRT
- a CDS encoding RNA-binding S4 domain-containing protein gives rise to the protein MRLDKFLKVSRLVKRRTMAKEVCDQGRVQLNQRQAKSSSTVKVGDELAIRYGNRLVTVTIERIVDSTKKEEAATMYTLVSEERLNQEEPKIDPDYPW
- the yabP gene encoding sporulation protein YabP, whose protein sequence is MADAKKTPRHEIMMFNRKKLEISGVLNVESFDSEEFLLETECGFLCIKGQNLHMKNLSLETGQVSIEGYVFDLGYIDEQGGGSKGKGFLGKLFK
- the yabQ gene encoding spore cortex biosynthesis protein YabQ, which gives rise to MSIKIQAITMLMMVACGLTMGLLYDTYRVMKGQTGLRGWLVIICDLLFWASCIFLVFGTLLRINDGIVRVYLFLGMGIGAWAYFALFHSFYVKWFLRFIQLVKAIYRFIINMIQTLIIKPVIFLYKVIITVIVTISLFVWKIILFIYGLFQKIFVPLGTKSSKLGKKIYSGSKKKGAGILKRLAKLIKLKRKDDIDKDKDE
- a CDS encoding septum formation initiator family protein is translated as MPELDPTETRIRGQRRRKRLLALVMFPFCLWAGFTWYEQQSILLGKKEDLRKAQQSFDQVKLENEELTYQVNKLHDKEYIAEIARRDYHLSKPGEVIFITPE